CTGACCTGGTTGACCAACTATAGTGACATTTTCACGTGTTTGACGCTTAAGGGGGCCCTGCAAGGCGCGTGAATTTTTCTCACTTACCGTGGCCGGTCCGAAGGAAGGGCTGACAGTAGCCGAAGTCGTCATCCGCTGCTCCTCGGACGCAGTGGCGGCGCTTGATGCAGTCGGCCCCCGAGTAGCAAATCACTTTCTTGACCTCCTTGACCTCCTGGTTCACGATGACCGCTGGCTTCTTGCTCCTGCGCTGCTTAGCTTTGTGTGGAATCGCGCATCCCTCCGTCAGACAAACCACCGTTAGGAGGGCCACCTGTTAACCAAGACCGGTTGTCACACGAAATGCAAGATGGCGTCCTCCTTTTGTGACCCTATGTTTATTGTAATGCTCATATCAATCTTTTTATGCTAGCACGctaggcttaaaaaaaaaagatggacatGATGAAGCGTGTCTAAggcaagatttgttttcaaatgataCTCTTGTTCACTTTTACCCTTCCCACGCCTGCAGAGGTACATGctcgagcgcgcgcacacacatacaccaacttTTTTTCGGCTGTCGTGGGTCGTAAGTGATATCTTCTGAAATTTTCGTATTGGGATACACATGGTTAACATGATGAGGTCTGTACAAGTATTCGTTACAAGCAAGCATTGTCACCTTGGCATAACCCTGACACTGTTCGCAAACAGGGGAAATTCAACTCCATTCCCTTTCGTTGGCCTGGGGAACAACAAAAGTCAGAACGGATTTGAGAACTGTGTTATGCAATGCTCGAAATACTTTCTTACACTACAACTTTGTGGTCGCCATTCATCTAAGATAACAAGTCCCTATAAAAGATTTTATGAGATTTAATAAAGCAAATTAATATTTACTCTACGGTTTCACCTGCAAAAAAAATTCCAGCTTATCCTCTAGTATGTTGAATTTTCTTCTGCTGTAAGAATATTGCAATATCTATGCGCAGGTGGTAATGCAACTTCGGAGGCAGCTATGGCCCAGAAGAAAAATGGGATCTTGAAGTCACAAAACAAACCCCGATAGTCAACATATGACCTGTAAAAGTCCAAGTTAATCTCGGAGGATTTTCTGTACTTGTGGTGTGTAATTATTGTCCCCGGCACAAGCACTAACAAGAATTCAGAATGTAGCCTTCTCTCGTCTTTCTCCTTTTAGATTCACCGAAATTATGACAcctttatttgtaaatgtgcaTCGTTTCTcagtgtctttttctttttatatgtatgtTATTTTAATGAGACTATTTATATTTTCGGTGCTTACATGCTGGTTAGCTCCCGAATGGACTGAAGAAAGGAAGTAATTCTATagagttttcttcttttgtgatAATATACGTTTAAACAAACAAtccaaagggaaaaaaaacatttaaatgcacTCATGATCAAattgaaataagaaatataacCTTGCTGAAGTTTTGAGAGGGATCATCTGTGCAAAATATTTGACCTTGATTTTGTAGTGACTCATGTGGAACGCCATTCTAAGCCACCAGATTCGCATTCCCAGCAGATCGACTCACCTGTCACCAAGCAGCGGGGAAAATATTCCTTTAATATATACAGGTCCGCACTCATTTCGCCCATTTAAGTCCGGCAGACTCGGTGTCGAGTAGGAAAGGGTGCATCGGAGGtaatatatcaacaaataatGTTAATGAGCTAAACGTAACCAAGCCATGTTATTAGTTCACGTGCACTGTCTCAGCTGGTCGAGAGCTCGGCGGGAGGCCACGACACTTCCGTTTGTCGCGTCGTGTAAATGCGCAGTAACAAACATGTCAAATAAACATCTAATTTTTAAAGTTCGATGCACACACTGCTTGCACcagaaatttattaaaaaaaaaccacaagtgaaattaaaaatattgtaagcgTTTACAGCCAGAATGGGTGGATTGATCGTTGTTGATC
This window of the Pomacea canaliculata isolate SZHN2017 linkage group LG4, ASM307304v1, whole genome shotgun sequence genome carries:
- the LOC112561698 gene encoding uncharacterized protein LOC112561698 → MDSSKAARVFLIVFVALLTVVCLTEGCAIPHKAKQRRSKKPAVIVNQEVKEVKKVICYSGADCIKRRHCVRGAADDDFGYCQPFLRTGHVCTVPAFTAVKPHEIVNERRCGVGLVCTRMGHRNYPHEKHCTSLS